A genome region from Carya illinoinensis cultivar Pawnee chromosome 2, C.illinoinensisPawnee_v1, whole genome shotgun sequence includes the following:
- the LOC122301253 gene encoding uncharacterized protein LOC122301253 — protein MRLNSSPPDSLHDGGSVGVSGTDLAFQSIRDRFPLKRNPSHHHNRSKSDSDRSPPHRGRSHHGRFNRKGLLWLKGRSAFYSVVIFAVFLFAMASMVLQSSMTSVFRQGSERGRSLREGLRFGSTLKFVPAVVSRRDGLDSLRSEPRIGIRAPRLALILGNMKKNPQSLMLFTVMKNLQKLGYVLKIFATADGQARSMWEQIGGQLSILSPERYSLIDWLIFEGIIVDSLEVKEAISSLMQEPFCSVPLVWIIQEDTLANRLPAYEEMDWKHLVSHWKTAFSRASVVVFPDFTLPMLYSVLDTGNFFVIPGSPVDVWAAESYSKTQSKYQLRQDNGFSKDDLLVLVIGSSFYYNDLSWGYAVAMHVIGPLLTKYARKNDSGGSFKFVFLCGNSTDGYDDSLQGVASRLGLLHGSVRHYGLNSDVNGVLLMADIVLYASNQDLQGFPSLLIRAMTFGIPVIAPDLPIFRKYVVDGVHGILFPKHNPDALMTAFSLLISSGKLSEFAQAVASSGRLLAKNMLASECITGFARILENVLNFSSDAMLPGPISQLRQGAWEWNLFRKEIELSTGEKQISDGKATFFGKFSVVHALEEEFTNFVYSTNGSENGTGILPQDIPTKLDWDVLREIESSEENERVEMEELEERVERDIGDWDEIYRNARKSEKLKFEANERDEGELERTGQPVCIYEIYSGAGSWPFLHHGSLYRGLSLSSRGRRLRSDDVDAVGRLPILNDSYYRDILCEIGGMFSIAKRVDNIHGRPWIGFQSWRAAGRKASLSLKAEKVLEETMQDNTKGDVIYFWVRLNMNGATGSNDVLTFWSMCDILNGGHCRSAFEDAFHQTYALPMHVEALPPMPEDGGHWSALHSWVMPTPSFLEFMMFSRMFADSLHSLHTNPTQNNTCLLGSSALEKKHCYCRILELLVNVWAYHSGRKMVYIDPHTGSLEEQHPIEQRKGFMWAKYFNFTLLKSMDEDLAEAADDDDHPHNMWLWPLTGEVHWQGIYEREREERYRLKMDKKRKTKEKLFERMKHGYKQRSLGG, from the exons ATGAGACTCAACTCATCTCCACCCGACTCCCTCCACGATGGCGGAAGTGTCGGTGTTTCCGGCACTGATCTGGCCTTCCAGTCCATCCGCGATCGCTTCCCTCTCAAGCGGAACCCCAGCCACCACCACAACCGTTCCAAGTCTGACTCTGATCGTTCTCCCCCTCACCGCGGCCGATCTCACCACGGCCGTTTCAACCGCAAGGGCTTACTCTGGCTTAAGGGAAGGTCGGCGTTCTATTCCGTTGTGATCTTCGCGGTGTTCCTGTTCGCGATGGCTTCGATGGTGCTGCAGAGCTCGATGACGTCGGTGTTCAGGCAGGGCAGCGAGAGAGGGAGGTCTCTGAGGGAGGGATTGAGGTTCGGGAGCACATTGAAGTTCGTGCCGGCTGTGGTTTCACGGAGAGATGGACTTGATTCGTTGCGATCAGAACCGAGGATTGGGATTAGGGCACCGAGGCTCGCTCTA ATCTTAGGAAACATGAAGAAAAATCCACAGTCCTTGATGTTGTTTACAGTGATGAAGAATTTACAGAAACTAGGTTATGTGCTTAAG ATTTTTGCAACAGCAGATGGACAAGCACGTTCAATGTGGGAGCAAATTGGTGGACAGCTTTCGATTTTAAGTCCTGAGAGATATAGTCTTATAGATTGGTTAAT TTTTGAAGGCATCATTGTTGATTCTCTCGAAGTGAAAGAGGCAATTTCAAG CCTTATGCAGGAGCCTTTTTGTTCAGTACCACTCGTGTGGATAATTCAAGAAGATACACTTGCAAATCGTCTTCCTGCGTATGAGGAAATGGATTGGAAGCATCTTGTTTCTCattggaaaactgcttttagtaGAGCTAGCGTCGTTGTGTTTCCAGATTTCACTTTGCCA ATGTTATACAGTGTGCTTGACACTGGAAACTTCTTCGTGATTCCTGGATCACCAGTAGATGTGTGGGCTGCTGAAAGCTACAGCAAGACCCAGTCCAAATACCAATTGAGGCAGGACAATGGATTTAGTAAAGATGATCTGCTGGTCCTAGTTATTGGAAGTTCTTTCTACTACAATGACCTATCGTGGGGCTATGCTGTAGCTATGCATGTCATTGGACCACTGCTAACCAAGTATGCAAGGAAGAATGATTCTGGAGGTTCCTTTAAATTTGTGTTCTTGTGTGGTAATTCCACTGATGGGTATGATGATTCTTTACAG GGGGTGGCTTCACGTCTAGGACTTCTTCATGGTTCTGTAAGGCACTATGGCTTGAATAGTGATGTGAACGGTGTGTTATTGATGGCTGACATTGTTCTCTATGCTTCCAACCAAGATTTACAGGGTTTTCCTTCTTTGCTTATCCGAGCCATGACCTTTGGAATCCCTGTTATTGCACCCGATTTGCCCATCTTCAGAAAATAT GTTGTTGATGGTGTGCATGGGATATTGTTTCCAAAACATAACCCTGACGCTTTGATGACGGCTTTCTCACTCCTGATTTCAAGTGGAAAACTCTCCGAGTTTGCTCAAGCAGTTGCTTCCTCTGGAAGACTGCTTGCTAAGAACATGTTGGCATCAGAATGCATAACTGGTTTTGCAAGGATACTGGAAAATGTACTCAATTTCTCATCAGATGCCATGCTGCCAGGTCCTATTTCTCAGCTTCGGCAGGGAGCATGGGAGTGGAATCTGTTCAGGAAGGAAATAGAATTGAGTACTGGTGAGAAGCAAATCAGTGATGGGAAGGCTACTTTCTTTGGGAAGTTTAGCGTTGTTCATGCCCTTGAAGAAGAGTTCACCAATTTTGTTTATTCAACAAATGGCTCTGAGAATGGAACCGGGATTCTGCCACAAGATATCCCCACTAAACTAGATTGGGATGTTTTAAGGGAAATAGAGAGCtctgaagaaaatgagagggtAGAAATGGAGGAG CTTGAAGAAAGAGTGGAGAGAGACATCGGGGATTGGGATGAAATTTATCGTAATGCTCGAAAATCTGAAAAACTTAAATTTGAAGCAAATGAAAGGGATGAGGGAGAGCTTGAGAGGACTGGTCAGCCAGTGTGTATTTACGAGATTTACAGCGGAGCTGGGTCCTGGCCGTTCTTGCACCATGGTTCTTTGTATCGTGGTTTAAGTCTT TCTTCAAGAGGACGGAGGTTGAGATCAGATGATGTTGATGCAGTTGGGCGACTTCCCATTTTGAATGACTCTTACTATCGGGATATTCTCTGTGAGATTGGGGGGATGTTCTCTATTGCAAAAAGGGTGGATAACATTCACGGAAGACCTTGGATTGGGTTCCAATCATGGCGTGCTGCTGGTAGGAAG GCTTCACTGTCCTTAAAAGCTGAAAAGGTTTTGGAAGAAACAATGCAAGATAACACTAAAGGAGATGTTATATACTTTTGGGTGCGCTTGAACATGAATGGAGCTACCGGAAGTAATGACGTGCTCACTTTTTGGTCAATGTGTGACATCTTAAATGGAGGACACTGCAG GTCTGCTTTTGAAGATGCATTCCACCAGACATATGCGTTGCCAATGCATGTAGAAGCTCTACCACCCATGCCAGAAGATGGTGGCCACTGGTCTGCTCTTCATAGCTGGGTGATGCCAACCCCTTCCTTTCTGGAATTCATGATGTTTTCCCG GATGTTTGCTGATTCTCTTCATTCCTTGCACACCAATCCCACACAAAACAATACTTGCTTACTGGGATCCTCAGCGCTCGAG AAAAAGCACTGTTACTGCCGCATATTGGAACTCCTGGTCAATGTGTGGGCATATCATAGTGGGAGGAAGATGGTGTATATAGATCCACACACTGGTTCACTGGAAGAGCAGCACCCAATCGAACAACGCAAGGGATTCATGTGggcaaaatattttaattttactttgtTGAAGAGTATGGATGAGGATTTAGCAGAGGCTGCGGATGATGATGACCATCCACACAACATGTGGTTGTGGCCATTAACAGGGGAAGTGCATTGGCAAGGAATTTatgagagggagagggaagagagataTAGGCTGAAGATGgacaagaagagaaaaacaaaagagaaactgTTCGAAAGGATGAAACATGGTTACAAGCAGAGGTCACTTGGAGGATAG